From the Thomasclavelia ramosa DSM 1402 genome, the window TCTTTCCTTCATTTCACTAACATCTTGACCTAACACTTCGATAATCTTAAATGCAAATGGATATGATGTTGCTGGCCCTTGGCTTGTTATAATATTCTGATCAAAAACAACAACCTTATCAACAAATTCTCCACCTACTAATTTATCGGCATATCCAGTATAGCCAGTCACATTTTTACCGTCGATAACTCTTGCCTTTGATAAAACAATTGTTCCAGAACATATTGCTGCTAAATACTTTCCATTTTCATTATAGTATTGAACCATTTCAATAACCAGTGGATTTGCTCCTAAATTCACACCCCCTGGTCTTCCGCCAGGTAAAACCAGCATATCATAATTTTTGATCTCATCACTAAAAATCTTATCTACTTTTATCATCATCCCCTGCATCCCCCTAACGTACTGTTCAGCAAAACCAAATGTATGACACTCAATTCCGGCTCTTCTTAACAAGTCTACAATCGTCACTGTTTCACTTTCTTCGTATCCAT encodes:
- a CDS encoding DJ-1 family glyoxalase III codes for the protein MRKAAVLVVDGYEESETVTIVDLLRRAGIECHTFGFAEQYVRGMQGMMIKVDKIFSDEIKNYDMLVLPGGRPGGVNLGANPLVIEMVQYYNENGKYLAAICSGTIVLSKARVIDGKNVTGYTGYADKLVGGEFVDKVVVFDQNIITSQGPATSYPFAFKIIEVLGQDVSEMKERLLYNFAGGR